In one Umezawaea sp. Da 62-37 genomic region, the following are encoded:
- a CDS encoding acyltransferase produces the protein MTAEVRTGSVAAPARARLSFLDGVRALAALYVVLHHIWFTVYPTYPVNSGPVFLGWLLYGHLAVAVFIVVSGFSLTVAPARRGYRLGGVARFLRRRAWRILPPYWAALGLSVLVFGLITPELTGRAITLKGVLAHFFLVQDVVDSPKPNGAFWSIAIEWQIYFLFPLVLLLRRRIGPLWMVVVSTAAVVAAQLVGENVGPLDGVLNLTPQFLALFVFGVAAAMVLEEGRTAPRWLGAAGVACFAVFVVLAVVFGSVWVDRGYFWIDLLVGVGTAAVLAVLAGGGFAPLRAFLASWALSRVGLFSYSVYLVHLPLLWLVDHFLVSVLVADPLARFGLLLVFGTAAVLGGSYLFHRVFERPFMENRSLAEVTAAIRGGRATT, from the coding sequence TTCGGTGGCCGCGCCCGCGAGGGCGCGGCTGTCGTTCCTGGACGGCGTGCGCGCGCTGGCCGCGCTCTACGTCGTGCTGCACCACATCTGGTTCACCGTGTACCCGACGTACCCGGTGAACTCGGGTCCGGTGTTCCTCGGCTGGCTGCTCTACGGGCACCTCGCCGTCGCGGTTTTCATCGTCGTCAGCGGGTTCTCGCTGACCGTCGCCCCGGCCCGGCGCGGCTACCGGCTCGGTGGCGTGGCCAGGTTCCTGCGCAGGCGCGCGTGGCGCATCCTGCCGCCGTACTGGGCCGCGCTCGGGCTGTCGGTGCTGGTGTTCGGGTTGATCACACCGGAGCTGACCGGCCGCGCGATCACGCTCAAGGGCGTGCTCGCGCACTTCTTCCTGGTGCAGGACGTGGTCGACAGCCCGAAGCCGAACGGCGCGTTCTGGTCGATCGCGATCGAGTGGCAGATCTACTTCCTGTTCCCGCTCGTGCTCCTGCTGCGCCGCCGCATCGGTCCGCTGTGGATGGTCGTCGTCTCGACGGCCGCCGTCGTCGCCGCCCAGCTGGTCGGCGAGAACGTCGGCCCGCTCGACGGCGTGCTGAACCTGACCCCGCAGTTCCTGGCGCTGTTCGTGTTCGGCGTCGCCGCCGCGATGGTGCTGGAGGAGGGCCGCACGGCCCCCCGCTGGCTCGGCGCGGCCGGCGTGGCGTGCTTCGCGGTGTTCGTCGTGCTGGCGGTGGTGTTCGGCTCGGTGTGGGTCGACCGCGGCTACTTCTGGATCGACCTGCTGGTCGGCGTCGGCACCGCCGCGGTGCTGGCCGTGCTCGCGGGCGGCGGGTTCGCGCCGCTGCGCGCGTTCCTGGCGAGCTGGGCGCTCAGCCGCGTCGGCCTGTTCTCCTACAGCGTCTACCTGGTCCACCTGCCGCTGCTCTGGCTCGTCGACCACTTCCTGGTGTCGGTGCTGGTGGCCGACCCGCTGGCCCGCTTCGGCCTGCTGCTCGTGTTCGGCACGGCCGCCGTGCTGGGCGGCTCCTACCTGTTCCACCGCGTGTTCGAACGGCCGTTCATGGAGAACAGGTCGCTCGCCGAAGTGACGGCGGCGATCCGGGGGGGACGAGCGACGACATGA